AGGATTCTTGATCAGTTGAATGCATAATTGAATTTTAGGAAGGAAATTATATATCAAATTAGGACTAGGCAACCCAAATAGGGACCCTAAAAATAGTGTATGGTCTGTTAAATTCATAATTGCATAGGATAAATTAATTGTAAGTGATTCTGGTGCTTAATGCATACAGATTATTCACTACCTGAATAGGAACCTTTAATTTTGATGAATATTCAACCTAAATAATGATAATTGGCCATATCAATTCCTAACATCTCATTATATAAAACTTGCATTGGATTGGTTTTCATACAtaggtgaaggtgaaatctgaccTTAATATTTTTCTATTATAATAAGGTTATTATACATATTTATTTGTtgcttttatttttatcattagttttaatttcacttaattcaattattaatttcttaaataACATTAAGGTAATGTTAATTTAATTGCAAATGACAGTTTTGATCCTCGTGAGAcgatacttttttttttcatcattatATTACTTGAAAATAATTAGTGCATTTACTAGTTAGTGTTAGTTGGATTGCATCAGTAAACTTTTACCTACTGAATTGTATGGGTAAGGATGTGGAGAACCTAGAATGACACTCTTTTAGGCTAATATGAATATCATAAGAGCTTGTTTAGGTGTTTAATATTGTTACTTGCCATTACTTTAGTTCAACATGGACTAGTTAGGACCAATGATGATTTCGTTGAATGGTTCATTTCATCTTGTCAAGGGGCATGTTGTTGCCTTGAGAGCACTTACCTGAACCCTAACtttttgattttatgaattatgAGCTATAACTAATGTGCTATGTATTGTACTTCATATACTCTTGATCTCATTCTTATTACCAATTGTTCTTGAGTCTTTCTTATGTCCTTTAGGTCTTATCTACTCCCTTTTTTACTATAGATTCTTTCTTAGCTCAATGTACTTCCTCTTTAACCTTTTCCTCTAGTTCTGAGTTTGTAGTATAAGTAGCAAGATTACCTATCCATATTACCCACTCTTATATTTACCTCCTTAGCCTTATACGTCTTGTCTTAGAGACATTCATACTAATCTCTTACATTGTGACATAACGTTCTTCTACATTAAGCACTTAGATTTAAACTTCACTATTTCCATTGTCATTCCATATCACCATAGCTTTTCATAAGCAATCACTTAGTGTGCCCTTAGCACACTTATTCCTCTGGTCGTTTATAGCTAGCACACCAACTTTGAAACCTTGTAACATAGTCCCATCATTATCCAATTAAAGTCACCTCTTTACTTACTTGGGTCTTAGCTTAACTACTGCTTCCATCATTTATGGAATTCCATCTTTATGGTTGGATGTTACCATCATCTCTTTCACTAGACTCTAACCACCAgacctattatttgcttagttttACAACTACCGCAAGTGTATGGATCACTaataagtaaaaagtgatgagtagagtattgttCCCACAAGAAATTAAAGGCATAAGTATTAAACTACACAGCAATCTTAACTATTTAAACTATGAAAAGTTGTGAGTGTTAAAttctaaactaaaataaataactgTTGAGAAAGAAAGTGAGTTTGGAAACTTAAAGAGAATTCGAACTGTGTGAACAATTTTGGAATTTTTTATTTAACACCTTAACTTTGTTATAGTTTCAATCTTGTTTTATCAATAGATTGAGTGTTTGTTTCTtttatggaaattaatcctaaggtattctAGATCCTCTAtcaaggtatctaaggtgtattttaattagagCTAAAAcctactttcgttggtgattagtcctaatcaaaaccctttgagatctatgattaattttagaactccatAAAGgatatcagcctatctctaggtcagatttccttggTTCAAAATCTTAAATTTCCAATACTAATCTTCTCATCTCAGTTCTTCAGttagtatcttagatcataaCTAGGTGGGTACCACACATAGTACGCAATAAgagcacaagagattgaatccaagaataaaactcaattccattaaataaaactcaacatatatccataacaaaagtcaagaatgctacttttttaattccaaaatttaaggaattactcactcatggttgaGCTtgataaacaaaataaaaaagtaaaagcaCATAAGACCAATATGAAGATTAAAAACAAAAGAACCGAGGGAGGATTTTGCAGCTGTGAACTTGTGAAACTTTGGCTGCTAAGAAATCTGTCCTTGGCGCTAATGTGATCCTTCTTTAAGATGGCTAGAGTTCCTTAGGAAGGCTTCTTTCAAAACTCTTTCCTTTTTTATGTGTGTGTCTCTCCAAAAAACTCTCTTTTATGCTTTCTACTAGCTTCTATTTATATTAGGTGTCATAAGGTTAATCTTTAGAGTTCTAAAGGCATTAGAAGTCTAACTGATGTGCCAAAATAGGAGTTGGAGTCGGATTTAAAAAGTTGCTAAACTATAGTACAcagcccatgtgtcactacacggcttgGGGCGTGTAAGTTACTAAAGCTGATGGCTTCTTTTGGATGGAGGAcagtaagttacacgggcctTGGATGTTTACATGGGTCAACTTACATGGCCTATGTACTTGTGAATGCTCTAATTACTTCTTCAAGCCTTAGCAGTAGAAAGTCACACGGGTCTCCAAAGGTTACACGGAccaagttacacggcccatgtactaTGGCTTTTCTGCACTTTTTCAAGTTTCACCAAGTAGGAGGTTACACAGGTTTGAGTTTGTGTTTACACAACCCATGTAAGGTGCATCAGCAGCTTGCCTTGCTCCTTAAGTTCTTTCAAGCACGCTCCTTTGCTCCTATGCCTTGAATTTCCTTCAGAACACCTAAAAATATGCAGAAAACATAAATTTTAGTATGCATCAATGAAATttacaaaaaataatgaaataatcaaATATGCGTgcaattacctatctaaatgctatgaaatattgtacaattatgcttaaaaatatctatataatacaagtgtatcaaatacccctaaaCACAAATTtttgcttgtccttaagcaaaCCAAAACTCTTTTTAAAACACTTTTTAGGAGAAACTTAGAGACATAACTAATATTCCAACTTGCATATAATTAAACTCCTTCCACctttcataccaatttccctcctTTAAAGCATAGAGACCTCAACAGCTGCCTATTTAGAGCCTCATCTCCTTCatggtgcttcaactaattatttctctatacaaggccattaataagccacaaataatCTGTTTCATCAAGATAGACttaagaaacacttactcccccaagTTGCCTTTACTGAGTATGATTGTGGTGAGTTTGAttaaattccaactccataggcatgtctcaatttcctatctccactaatatagcatacaCGTTCGAAAGattaaaaggtctttaaaaggattgtaatggggctaagggataaTGATTTGATTACTAATAAAGGGTTTTAAGgagtgcaaatatgaggatagcatctaTGCACAGAGCACTAACTATACCGAGTTTATACTACTAGTTTTGTACAAAGAGGAGGGGTTCTTGGTTTTTATAGTGCTAAGCATGGTTTTATGATTTTTATCTTAggacttttcttcttttctccttttctttgtgtcccttttgtcctttcacccaaacttattgcttttgctgggttggaaaggcaaatcttactttgatttcaattgcatacTTGCACTCTTCTTGAGTTTTACCCTCTCCTTATGTTTTCTTTTGCACCTGATATACCTATCCTTCATGCATTAGGCTTCCTCAAAAAGGTACGATAAGTATTTAGGCTAGAGGCTAGGTCAATAATTATGGGtaaatgaagaaaatcatataggtaaaaatataggctcaagcTGGGTACGAGGGATATATTATgactaagggtggctaaggcttaattaGGCTATATCAAACAATGCCTTAACCATCTtttcatcaagcataagctaggatttcgccttgataggtctaagagacatattctagagctggtgaggcatttttaagtttgcttatattttaaaaattttctcttaattttgcaagttcaatataacaaattaatagctatgaaggggttcAACTAATTTAACTCCACTTAATTGTTTTAGCTTTTCACAAATAACATATTGAAGCCCTTTTTGCCTATTTAGATACATTTATTCCTCAATCCCAAGGAGTtcaatcattagctcatcaaaATTTTGATTATAACTTTAAGTTAAAAGCCTTTTGAAAAAGTttagaattttcaaaatttgtaaaaattttctaaatttttgatacacaagtacaatatggatataattaagtGGTATAATGAAATGCAATGTGCAAATGTATAAATGCATGTGTGGGGttgtggaggttgtggttgtggttctTGTGGTGGTGGTGCTTGGCGTGTTCTTGGGCATTGGGGTGGAGGTTGAGAGGGCGAGGATGGTGAATCATGACCTCCTTGTGATGAAGAGTTGACACTACCTACAGCTCTCTTTATTAGTGCCATGGAAGAGGAAAGAAGGAGgaaatttttaggacttagagaGTGGAATCAAGAATGAAAGAAAACTTGTAGGGAAATCTTTAGAACGAGGGGGATTTATAGGAGTTTAAAGGGTAGGTAACAGTCAGAGGGCATTTAAAGGGGCAAAGATGgcatttgcaatcatttttctgcCTCTTTTGGTGCTACTTGCGATATTTTATACAGGTCAGTGTATCACCACATAGCCCaactcgtgtaactttctgtttttttttttttttttttttttttttagtttttgggCAAGCACACAGGTCATGTACTATTACATGGGATGACCTGTGTAACTTTTTGCCTACAAATTCCCTTGTTTCCTAATTTACACGGGGCCATGTGATGGGGCCCGTGTAAGTTTCTACCCTTGCTTATTCCAACCCTGTCTTTCAGGTCCTCTGGTTACACGGGCCATGTGTCTTCATACGGggtgacccgtgtaactttctggagtGTATGCACTTTCAAAGTCTAGAATGTTACATGGGGCGTGTACCATTACACGGACTAACTAGTGTAACTTTCTGGGAAAAATTTTTAGTGCTCTCTAAGGGTATTTTCTTATTCTAACTCTCCAGAAGGTTATGTTAACTTGTTTTATGTGAAAGAATTAAATGCAAGTAGGAGTTAGCAATAGAATACTCCCCTGTTTTGTGGTTTCCTCTCTTACGTGGATTAAACTTGGTGATCTCTTCTCCCTTTCTGTGTTCCTCTTATCCTATGTGCGATGTAAAGAGTGGGGTGCCTACAaaactagaaataaaataaagagaaggaaattaaaatataaagaaaaatgtAAAAATCTTAGGTTGCCTCCCAAGTAGCTCTTAtttatagtcattagctcgaCTGTCTTTCAACTTTATGATTAAATTAGAGGATTGCTGGAGGTTTGTGTGAATCCTTTCCCAATTGTATCTTCTAAGAAGTATGGCTTCAATCTCTACCCATTAACCTTGAAGGTACTGTAGGTTTCGCTCTATATTTCTactgctccataagggaaaatttTAGTGACCTTGAAGGGTCTGGACCATCTTGACCGCAGCTTTCCTAGGAAGAGCTTTAGCTTTGAGTTGAATAGTAGGACAAGGTttccttctttaatttctttcctGATTATGCGCATGTTGTGCCATCTTTTAGTCCTGTCCTTAAAGATCTTGGCATTTTCGTAGGCGTCTTGCCTAATTTTATCCAGTTCATTGAGTTATAGAAGCTTCTTTTCTCCAGCAGCTTTTAAGTCAAAATTTAGGGTTTCAATTGCCCAATAGGCCTTGTGTTCAAGCTTGAcagggaggtggcatgatttcccataaaCCAAGCAAAAGGGGATTGTTCCAATGGGAGTTTTGCATGCAGTGCGGTAGgcccacaatgcatcatctaaTTCCAAAcaccaatctttccttgaacgATTAACACTTTTTTCAAGGATTTTCTTCAATTCCCTATTTGAAACTTCCACTTAACCATTGGTTTGAGGGTGGTAAGGTGTTGTCACTTTGTAAGTCACTCCATATTTCTTTAGTAATGTCTCAAATTGCTGATTGCATAaatgacttcctccatcactgatgaTTGCCCTAGGGGTGCCACATCTTGTAAAGATGTACTTTTTGAGGAATTTAgttaccactctagcatcgtttaTTAGTTTGGCTATTGCTTCCACCCATTTTGATACATATTCAACATCAACCAAAATATACTTATTTCCAAATGAAGAtgggaatggacccatgaagtctattccccacacatcaaactgCTCTATTTCAAGTATACTGTATAGTGGCATTTCATTTCTTCTTGAGATGtttcctgttctttggcattgatcatataTCAGTACAAAGGATTACACATCTTTGAATAGATTTGGCCAATAGAACCCTACTTGTAAAATTTTAGCCAATGTTTTTATTGTGCTTAGATGTCCTCCATAGGGTGATGAGTGGTAGTGTTGTAGGATAATCTTTAACTCCTCCTCTGGTATGCACTTCCTTATCAAGCCATCATAACATCTCTTGTACGATAGAGTTTCCTCCCATGTGTAGTATCTCACATCAtgcaggaatttcttcctttgttgGTAGGACATGTTGGGTGGCAAAACCCTGCATGCAAGTTAATTAACAAAGTCAGTATACCAAGGGGCTTGGGAGATTATAAACAAATTTTCATCTAGAAAGGAATCATTAATTGGTAGGTCATCAAAGCTATCCCTATGTTTTTTTCACTTGGGCCTGGTGAGATGGTCAGCTACCACATTCTCGGTCCCTTTTCTATCTTTAACTTTAAGGTCGAATTCTTGCAAAAGTAGAATCCATAAGATCAACCTTGGTTTTGTTTCTTTCTTATTCAGAAGGTACCTAATGGCAGCATGATTGGTATAGATGATAACTTTAGAGCCAACCAAATAAAATCTGAACTTCTCAACTACAAATACAACAGCTAAGAATTCTTTTTCTATAGTTGAGTAGTTGACTTGTGCATCATCAAGTGTTTTACTTACACAGTAGATGGCATGAACTTTCTTATCCTTTCTTTGTCCAAGCACTGCCCCTACTGTGTAATCACTTGCATCACATATTATCTTAAATGGCAACTCCCAATCTGGTGGTTGCATTATTGGTGTTGAGATGAGAGCTTTTTTTTATCCTGCAAAATGCAACAAGGCAACTTTCATCAAAGTCAAAGGGAACATTTTGATTTAGCAAATTAGttaatggcttagctattttagATAAATCCtttatgaatcttctgtagaagcctGTATGCCCTAAAAACCTTCATACTTCCTTGACAGATAAAGGTGGTGGCATTTTTTCAATGATCTCTATTTTTGTCTTGTCCACTTCTATTCCTCTTTCTGAAACTAGGTGCCTCAGGACTATGCCCTCTCTCACCATGAAATGGCATTTTTTTTCCAATTAAGAACCagatttgattcttcacatctttaaagcactttagaaagattagttaagcattcatcaaagctggttccataaatagaaaaatcatccataaaaacttccattatattttcaatataatcagaaaaaatggccatcatgcatctttgaaaagttGCGGAGGCATTACAAAAACCAAAAgacattcttctatatgcaaatgttccataagggcaagtgaatgtggtcttttcttggtcctCTTGGTGAATGGGAATTTGGAAGAATCCAGAATACCCATGTAAATAACAAAAGTAAGAATGTTTAGCTcgcctctctaacatttgatctataaatagaagaggaaaatggtcttttctggtggcactattcaattttCTATAATTAATATACATTCACCAACTAGTAACGACCCTAGTAGGGATTAATTAATTATTGACATTTCTTACcttagttgtcccacctttcttagacactacatgcactggactaacccatttgctattggatattgggtatataatacctgcatctaatagtttcaaaatttccttttttactacttctttcatgttagaGTTTAGTCTCCTTTGGTGTTCAATAGCGGGTTTACTATTCTTTTTCATAGGTATTCTATGCATACAAATGAAAGGGTTGATTCCTTTGAGGTCCTCTATGGTGTACCCTATAGACTTGCTATGAGTTCTAAGTTTCCCTAAGAGTTTTTCCTCTTCTACAGAATTCAGACTAGCATTTAAAATGACAGGATGTTTAGAATTAGAGTCCAAAAATGCATACCTTAGTGTAGAAGGGAGAGGCTTTAATTCTACCTGTTTTGTTTCTTCTTGAAGGTTGTTCTTGGGTTGCTCTTTCTACAGATTTTTTTACCAAAAGTGCTTGGGCTAAAGGTAGAGGTGGATTTACCTCAAGTAATTCTGCATATGCTGCAATTTATTTGTCCTCATTCTCTACTATGTGGCCATGCACTATAcaagcttcaagaggatcttcaggATATCTCTTTCGAAATTCTTCCTCCACTAGCTTGTCTATGATGTCAACCCTTAAACATTCATCAGGTTCAGTCTTTTGCTTTGGTGTTTGGAACAAGTTGAATTCTACGTCTTCATCCCCCACTTTGAGAGTTAGACGTCCATTTTTAATGTCTATGATTGCTCCAATAGTTGCCACGAAAGGTCTTCCCAATATAATGGGAATTTAGACATCTTCCTCCATCTCCAGGACAATAAAATCTACTGGAATAAAAAAACTTTTCACTTTGATGGGGATGTTTTCTAGGATGCCAATTGGGCACTTGACAGATCTGTCTGCTAATTGTAAAGAGATGGTAGTAGGTCTCAGTTCTCCCACATTTAGCTTTTGATATATAGACAAGGGCATTAGGCTCACATCAACTTCAAGGTCACAGGAGGCTTTGTCGATATTCATATTTCCAATCAAGCATGGTATGGAGAAGCTTTCAAGATCTTTCAATTTTGGAAGTAGCTTATTCTGTAGGATGGCACTACATTCTTCTATTAGAGCAACTGTCTCATAGTCATCCAGTCTCCTTTTCTTAGAAAGGATTTTCTTTAGAAATTTTGTGTAGGAAGGCATTTGAGATAATCCTTCTGCAAAGGGAATATTTATATAGAGCTTCTGTAAAACCTCTAAAAATTTCCCAAACTGCTTATCCAATttagctttctgaaatctctAAGGAAAAGGTAAGGGGGGTTGGCAAGGTTCTGGTAGTTGCTTTTTTTTCTTCTCccaattttcctttctttcctctgCTGCTTCTCTTCATCCTCTTCTTGAACGTTCAGGTCTCCAGGAGTTTTCTCTTTTTGTTTTTGCTTTTCTTTCGGTTCTTGTAATGTTCTCCTACTCCTTAATGTGACAGCTTTGCAATGTTCCTTGGGATTGCAAAGGGAATATTTATGTAGAGCTTCTATAAAGGGAAATTTTGTGTAGGAAAGCATCTGAAATAATGCTTCAGTAAAGGGAATATTTatgtagtgtaacaccctcactgtagcaattccatacattctacagtTTCGATCACCGGTGTCtgttcgaacagctagaacgtctagaaaaaataattagactagagggaggagtcataaataactcaaatactaataagaaagatttaggaaaaattttagaaataaaatacaaccaagttaaatgagccagtgccctagcgatgggtaaccaatgggaagttgcggtcttcgcagctagaagacctaaacccaggagaaaattcatgaaataattattgagactccagagaaaagtcattgaggttttgatgacattagaatgccatgaaaatacttagaaaaatttttagaccgATAcaaatgattttggctcaataagtcaaacggagggcattttgaccatttcgcctttagagatgatttttggccaacttgtcgagttcaataaataatttatgtgacataaaatgtgaataaatattgctaaaaacttaaatgaaaatgagtagaaaagaaaaagaaagaaaattgaaaattatgacatcacatgatatcattagtgtgcctctactcaatcacattgtgacacctcATTCTAAACCCAATTCAAGAAGTCAAATGGGCAAAAAATGAACAAAATTTTTCTGTCTTCCCTTACCTTTATCCTGTTGAATCAAGTCCCCAAACCCCTCTCCGCCATTAAAGCTCCCATAAGCTTTgaatcccacttcaattcacctcaaaacctcaccctctcttcacaaaaagtCTCCCTTACCACtatagcaagacttgggcagcaattaaaagaagagaaagtgaaagaaagtgagggGTGAACAAGCTAGAAAATCAACCAAGAGGTTAGCGCCATAGTCCTTATTCTTAATTCCTTATAAacttgaatttaagctaagttaagttgaaaatttgatagaaATTGAACGAAAAATGCATGATTATATCCCATGAAATTTTAGCAGCCTTAGGGTaaattagggtttcattgattagattgaaaTATAGTTgcacatggctgccattgaacgtggatttgatgtcttaattcattgattgcatgtatatggagaattaaagttgttggagttagggtttgggacacCAAATTTGGGAtattgctcatgtattggtgaaaggaagttctaatggtcaattagtgaccatttggttatgtttgattaggaaatgaagtgatttgtgacatgggaattgaggttagatgtGGTGCCTTGAGTGACCTACAGGGATGGATGTGAGtacagcaagtttgggcagctataactggagttgtgtaggtttaattggtgcaaggccaattggacatgaaattagatacataatggcacaactttgatagaggaatcctacccagaaaactacaatagactgacctaaaaattgaccaaatctgggtaacacacattctgcctgggcaaaatgaccaaataaacagtgttcattcatttgctcataactcagtgtagaaaggtccaattgacctgaaatttatatcaatgaaaagcttagacaattcagaacaactttcatgcagaacataaactccaattctgaacttaaccaaatgaaattgctaaccaaagttgagctaccaaatctggcagaaccaaaattgccaagaaattctgggtaaaagtccatccgaccagttatggtaaaatggccatagcgtgagctaaaaaactccaaatggagtgattcaaaaaggaaattaaagaagacacataaaggaataactttcatgaagagaattttatcaaattcctactgtacaaatgactaatggaacagtaaacttagtgcttgaaatctaaaaattttaaaataaccaatACTATGCTttataatggtattggcaaccaatgccaacaattttagattgcaaaatgtagtatgttggggatattagaactaatatacctattatctatgaaaaaatcaatattttagttgactaatgtaatcaatagtaacaattaaatttcaatttcaaaaaaattgcatagttaaaagtgttaaatgccctagtaggcctagtgtgattggtttggataggttggaatgccaatagggttcagatagcagtactgcgtatggcttcatgccattctgtgatatgatagcctatggctatactgattatgatgttatacttggctttatgccttattactttaatggcttattagccattctgtctgcacaccgggagacacattgtgaccgatggtgtgacagcacgaggtacctggtacccagtgctagtttagccgcttatccagtttggtcaatttgtataggttacttgggcatggaaaagtataaatgtaattgaattgattattaa
This sequence is a window from Hevea brasiliensis isolate MT/VB/25A 57/8 chromosome 10, ASM3005281v1, whole genome shotgun sequence. Protein-coding genes within it:
- the LOC110671941 gene encoding uncharacterized protein LOC110671941, with translation MPSYTKFLKKILSKKRRLDDYETVALIEECSAILQNKLLPKLKDLESFSIPCLIGNMNIDKASCDLEVDVSLMPLSIYQKLNVGELRPTTISLQLADRSVKCPIGILENIPIKVKSFFIPVDFIVLEMEEDV